From Rhodothermales bacterium, the proteins below share one genomic window:
- a CDS encoding TylF/MycF/NovP-related O-methyltransferase yields MLRPLRKAVDYARTFGFPAEVRQTMQAVRSRRLTYLSQRKLNALAEQILRIEKSRIPGAILEAGCAMGGSAILFASAKSPTRPLRVYDVFGMIPPPSEADGQDVHERYEVIKEGKAKGLGGDVYYGYRDDLYDAVHASFGALGYPPAPNRIELIKGLVQDTLVVDGPVALAHIDVDWYDPVMTCLERITPHLALGGALILDDYQDWSGCRKATDDYFAGQDRSRFVFDTSPGSLVVTRVG; encoded by the coding sequence ATGCTTCGTCCGCTTCGAAAAGCTGTTGACTATGCCCGGACCTTCGGCTTCCCGGCCGAGGTGCGGCAGACGATGCAGGCGGTGCGTAGCCGGCGGCTGACGTACCTCTCTCAGCGAAAGCTGAACGCGCTGGCGGAGCAGATCCTGCGGATCGAGAAAAGCCGGATTCCGGGGGCTATCCTCGAGGCCGGCTGTGCGATGGGGGGCTCGGCGATTCTTTTCGCCTCGGCCAAATCGCCGACGCGCCCGCTGCGGGTGTACGATGTGTTCGGGATGATCCCGCCGCCCTCGGAGGCCGACGGCCAGGACGTGCACGAGCGGTATGAGGTGATCAAGGAAGGCAAGGCGAAAGGCCTGGGTGGCGACGTCTACTACGGGTATCGCGACGACCTGTACGACGCGGTCCACGCCTCATTCGGGGCGCTGGGGTATCCGCCGGCGCCGAACCGCATCGAATTAATCAAGGGGCTGGTGCAGGATACGCTGGTCGTCGACGGCCCCGTCGCGCTCGCCCATATCGACGTCGACTGGTACGACCCGGTCATGACCTGCCTCGAGCGCATCACGCCGCACCTCGCCCTGGGCGGGGCGCTGATTCTGGACGACTACCAGGATTGGTCGGGCTGCCGGAAGGCGACGGACGACTACTTCGCCGGCCAGGACCGGTCGCGGTTCGTGTTTGACACCTCGCCGGGGTCGCTGGTGGTGACGCGGGTGGGGTGA